Proteins encoded within one genomic window of Gemmatimonadaceae bacterium:
- a CDS encoding TldD/PmbA family protein — protein sequence MSAPRSLFQQGAPILTKDQAESLSKKVLSYATAEQTRVTVRSGARANSRFAVNQMSTAGDNTDTVVTVQSFFGRRSATATTNKLDDAALRQVVKNAESLAKLSPEDPEAMPELDPQQYANGIGWSEATAQLDPVARANAIKTIIDPARAAGLVSTGYIESRGTALAIANNKGLFAYGRNTEAVLTTTVRTPDGQGSGWGGAAHWDWSKIDAAALGATAIAKAKASQNAVAMEPGRYTVILEPTAVGNLVQLIQGAMNARAADEGRSFFTKQGGGNKIGMKVMDERVTLVSDPLDPDIGSNTFSGDGSPVGRTVWIENGVVKNLAYDRFWAQKQGKTSNSAGGGGGFGFGGGGGGGLKMPGSDQSLEQLIASTERAILVTRFWYIRGVDPRTVLYTGLTRDGTFLVENGKITRAVKNFRFNESPIFMLNNLEAMSRAIRVSASESGNTGQAIVVPAIRTREFSFTSLSDAV from the coding sequence ATGAGCGCTCCTCGCTCTCTCTTCCAGCAGGGCGCACCCATCCTCACGAAGGATCAGGCCGAGTCGCTCTCGAAGAAGGTCCTGTCGTACGCGACCGCGGAGCAGACGCGGGTCACCGTCCGCAGCGGCGCACGCGCCAACTCGCGGTTTGCGGTGAACCAGATGTCGACGGCCGGTGACAACACCGACACGGTGGTGACGGTGCAGAGCTTCTTTGGTCGCCGGAGTGCGACGGCCACGACCAACAAGCTCGACGACGCGGCCCTGCGCCAGGTGGTGAAGAACGCCGAGTCGCTGGCGAAGCTCTCGCCGGAAGATCCGGAAGCCATGCCCGAGCTTGATCCTCAGCAATACGCCAACGGCATTGGCTGGAGCGAGGCGACCGCGCAACTCGATCCCGTCGCGCGCGCCAACGCCATCAAGACCATCATCGACCCCGCGCGGGCCGCCGGGCTGGTGAGCACCGGGTACATCGAATCGCGCGGCACGGCGCTCGCTATCGCGAACAACAAGGGCCTGTTTGCGTATGGTCGCAACACCGAGGCCGTGCTGACGACGACGGTCCGCACGCCGGACGGCCAGGGCTCGGGTTGGGGTGGGGCGGCGCACTGGGACTGGTCGAAGATCGACGCCGCGGCGTTAGGCGCCACGGCCATTGCCAAGGCCAAGGCGTCGCAGAACGCGGTGGCCATGGAGCCGGGGCGCTACACCGTGATCCTCGAGCCCACCGCCGTCGGCAACCTCGTCCAGCTCATCCAGGGCGCCATGAACGCGCGCGCGGCGGACGAAGGGCGTTCCTTCTTCACCAAACAGGGCGGGGGCAACAAGATCGGCATGAAGGTGATGGACGAGCGGGTGACGCTGGTGTCCGATCCCCTCGACCCCGACATCGGCTCGAACACGTTCAGCGGGGACGGCAGCCCGGTCGGACGCACGGTGTGGATCGAGAACGGCGTGGTGAAGAATCTCGCGTACGATCGCTTCTGGGCGCAGAAGCAGGGCAAGACGAGCAACAGCGCCGGTGGCGGTGGCGGCTTTGGCTTTGGTGGTGGCGGTGGCGGTGGCCTCAAGATGCCAGGGTCCGACCAGTCGCTCGAGCAGCTGATCGCGAGCACGGAGCGCGCGATTCTGGTCACACGCTTCTGGTACATCCGCGGCGTCGACCCGCGCACGGTGCTCTACACCGGCCTCACGCGCGACGGGACGTTCCTCGTGGAGAACGGCAAGATCACGCGCGCGGTGAAGAACTTCCGCTTCAACGAGTCGCCGATCTTCATGCTCAACAACCTCGAGGCGATGTCGCGCGCGATCCGCGTGAGTGCCTCGGAGTCGGGGAACACGGGCCAGGCGATCGTCGTGCCCGCGATCCGTACGCGGGAATTTTCGTTCACCAGTCTGAGCGACGCGGTGTAG
- a CDS encoding N-acetylmuramoyl-L-alanine amidase: protein MPIDRRFRFATATVVVLACARVAPAPPVVDRTNVLVAPELPPVPKVVGRLAFRVVYPPDGATTGARDSTFLFGSVGSGDARLHIDGAEVPVQPNGAFLAWVALPSNGGWRLVATRKGDTVRVTHRVRLLPPLPTLPDSGRLVVDSASVQPRGTLWRRRDELVRVALRAPRSARVEVTTQAGRTVLAASGPDSTLHVGEVPAPWLGDASHIVAMRGADTITLVLPRVTVVEPGRRLVALSGVAPSTLPDTDRVTSVRSIVGGTYKWFLRPGTHVAVTGRQDGAWRVALDESLEGWVDAGDIRILDSTRIVPSRVAGNARVVPGAGFTDVVIPVGAAPPWAVEVEDRALVLTLHGTVANTDIINYASRDSLVERVTWEQVTRDRARYVITLRRAPYGYLTHWARGAFVLRIRAAPTIDPRRPLAGLTIAVDAGHPPGGSTGPTGLYEPVATLAIAERLQRILEQRGAKVLKTRTGPSALGLAERPSLARQAGAHAFVSIHLNALPDGVNPFRAHGTGTYYFTGQSIALARTVQAGMVRTLGLRDLGVNYDNLAVIRPTWMPSVLCEGAFLIIPEQESALRTAEFQEAYALGVADGIEEYFRTL from the coding sequence ATGCCAATCGACCGGCGGTTCCGATTCGCCACGGCGACGGTGGTGGTCCTGGCGTGTGCCCGCGTTGCTCCGGCGCCTCCTGTCGTCGACCGGACAAACGTGTTGGTCGCCCCGGAGCTTCCCCCGGTGCCCAAGGTGGTCGGTCGGTTGGCGTTCCGGGTGGTTTATCCGCCGGATGGCGCCACCACCGGCGCTCGGGACTCCACGTTCCTCTTCGGGTCGGTCGGGAGCGGCGACGCCCGTTTGCACATCGATGGGGCCGAGGTCCCGGTGCAGCCCAACGGGGCCTTCCTGGCCTGGGTCGCGCTGCCTTCCAATGGCGGTTGGCGCCTCGTGGCCACACGAAAGGGCGACACGGTCCGCGTCACGCACCGTGTGCGCCTCTTGCCCCCGTTGCCAACGCTGCCGGACTCTGGTCGCCTCGTGGTCGACAGCGCCTCTGTGCAACCGCGGGGCACGTTGTGGCGTCGGCGGGATGAGCTGGTCCGGGTCGCGCTGCGCGCGCCACGCTCGGCGCGCGTCGAAGTCACGACGCAGGCCGGTCGCACTGTGCTGGCCGCGTCCGGCCCCGACTCAACGCTGCACGTGGGCGAGGTGCCGGCCCCGTGGCTCGGCGACGCGTCGCACATCGTCGCGATGCGCGGCGCGGACACGATCACGCTGGTCCTGCCGCGGGTCACCGTCGTCGAACCTGGCCGACGCCTCGTGGCACTCTCCGGCGTCGCGCCCTCCACGCTGCCCGACACCGATCGTGTCACCTCGGTGCGATCCATCGTGGGCGGCACCTACAAGTGGTTCCTCCGCCCAGGGACGCACGTGGCGGTGACCGGTCGCCAGGACGGCGCCTGGCGCGTCGCGCTCGACGAATCCCTCGAAGGCTGGGTCGATGCCGGTGACATCCGCATCCTCGACTCGACGCGCATCGTGCCCTCGCGTGTCGCCGGCAACGCGCGTGTTGTCCCGGGCGCCGGTTTCACTGATGTCGTGATTCCCGTCGGCGCCGCGCCACCGTGGGCGGTGGAAGTCGAGGACCGCGCGCTTGTCCTCACGCTGCACGGCACGGTCGCCAACACCGACATCATCAACTACGCGTCGCGAGACTCGCTCGTCGAACGCGTGACCTGGGAGCAGGTGACGCGCGATCGGGCCCGCTACGTGATCACGCTGCGGCGTGCGCCCTACGGCTACCTCACGCACTGGGCGCGTGGCGCGTTCGTGCTGCGCATCCGCGCCGCACCGACCATCGATCCACGCCGTCCGCTGGCCGGCCTCACGATTGCCGTGGACGCCGGGCATCCGCCGGGCGGTTCCACGGGCCCCACCGGCCTCTACGAACCCGTCGCGACGCTCGCGATCGCCGAGCGCCTGCAACGGATCCTCGAACAGCGCGGGGCGAAGGTGCTGAAGACGCGCACCGGTCCGTCCGCGTTAGGCCTCGCGGAGCGCCCCAGCCTCGCTCGTCAGGCCGGCGCACACGCCTTCGTGTCGATTCACCTGAACGCCCTCCCTGACGGCGTGAATCCGTTCCGCGCGCATGGAACAGGCACCTACTACTTCACCGGTCAGAGCATCGCCCTCGCCCGAACCGTCCAGGCAGGTATGGTGCGCACGCTGGGCCTCCGCGACCTCGGCGTCAACTACGACAACCTCGCGGTCATCCGTCCGACCTGGATGCCGTCGGTTCTCTGCGAAGGTGCCTTCCTGATCATCCCCGAGCAGGAGTCCGCGCTGCGCACGGCGGAGTTTCAGGAGGCGTACGCGCTCGGCGTGGCCGACGGCATCGAGGAGTACTTCCGGACGCTGTAG
- a CDS encoding TldD/PmbA family protein — MSHSRRSFVRNSTAAAAAIGLAQFSPRSLAAASTLVGPDALPIQDPAFKDLAMRALEAAKAAGASYADVRISRNRTQNVFTRERRVQGVQDNETFGFGVRVLVNGAWGFAASSVITPDEIARVARQAARQAQASRITQLRPIALAPGGPAEPNGVWKSPIKVDPFEVPIEEKVQLLLAANEAALKVKGSRFCTSSMFFLREEKTYANTDGTYTVQTIYRAQPSMTVTAVSADFTDFQSRQSTDVQPKGLGYEHVTDANLVVNATKWAEQAVEKLSARPVDVGRYDLVLHPTHLWLTVHEACAHPTELDRALGYEANYAGTSFAAPPEKTLGKLKFGSELMNVRGDRSQVGSLSACGWDDEGQKPEDFRIIDKGILVNYHAITRMQAPFLEWWSKQNNRPVKSQGCSYSQSWADVQFERMPNVSLLPGTKEQSFEDLIAATDRGIAIVGDGSFSIDQQRYNAQFGGQLFYEIRGGKVVGMLKDVAYQIRTPEFWASMDMVGGPRSYELCGAFGDAKGQPSQSNAVSHGCVPTRHRQVNVINTGRTA, encoded by the coding sequence GTGTCCCATTCCCGTCGATCGTTCGTCCGCAACTCGACCGCAGCCGCTGCGGCGATCGGACTCGCTCAGTTCTCGCCGCGCTCACTCGCGGCGGCCTCGACGCTCGTCGGCCCCGACGCGCTACCGATCCAGGATCCCGCGTTCAAGGATCTCGCGATGCGGGCCCTCGAGGCTGCCAAGGCGGCCGGTGCCTCTTACGCCGACGTGCGCATCTCACGCAATCGGACGCAGAACGTCTTCACGCGTGAACGCCGGGTGCAGGGCGTGCAGGACAATGAGACCTTTGGCTTTGGTGTCCGTGTACTCGTCAACGGAGCCTGGGGCTTCGCCGCCAGCTCGGTGATCACGCCTGACGAGATCGCTCGCGTCGCTCGCCAGGCCGCGCGACAGGCGCAGGCCAGCCGCATCACGCAGCTGCGCCCGATCGCCCTCGCCCCAGGCGGCCCCGCCGAGCCCAACGGCGTATGGAAGAGCCCCATCAAGGTCGACCCGTTCGAAGTGCCGATCGAGGAGAAGGTGCAGCTCCTGCTCGCCGCCAACGAAGCCGCGCTCAAGGTGAAGGGATCGCGCTTCTGCACGTCGAGCATGTTCTTCCTCCGCGAGGAGAAGACCTACGCCAACACCGACGGCACGTACACGGTGCAGACGATCTACCGTGCGCAGCCCAGCATGACGGTGACCGCGGTGTCGGCGGATTTCACGGACTTCCAGTCCCGCCAGTCGACCGACGTGCAGCCCAAGGGACTGGGTTACGAGCACGTGACGGACGCGAACCTGGTCGTCAACGCGACCAAGTGGGCCGAGCAGGCGGTGGAGAAGCTTTCGGCGCGACCGGTGGACGTGGGCCGCTACGATCTCGTGCTGCACCCCACGCACCTGTGGCTCACGGTGCACGAGGCCTGCGCGCACCCCACCGAGCTCGATCGCGCGCTCGGTTACGAGGCCAACTACGCGGGCACGTCGTTCGCGGCGCCGCCGGAGAAGACGTTAGGCAAGCTCAAGTTCGGCTCCGAGCTCATGAACGTCCGCGGCGACCGTTCGCAGGTGGGCTCGCTCTCCGCATGCGGTTGGGACGACGAGGGCCAGAAGCCCGAGGACTTCCGCATCATCGACAAGGGCATCCTCGTCAACTATCACGCGATCACCCGCATGCAGGCGCCGTTCCTGGAGTGGTGGTCGAAGCAGAACAACCGTCCGGTGAAGTCGCAGGGCTGCTCCTATTCGCAGTCGTGGGCCGACGTGCAGTTCGAGCGCATGCCCAACGTGTCCCTGCTGCCCGGTACGAAGGAACAGTCGTTCGAGGATCTCATCGCGGCGACCGACCGGGGCATCGCCATCGTCGGAGACGGCTCGTTCTCGATCGACCAGCAGCGCTACAACGCGCAGTTCGGGGGCCAGCTGTTCTATGAGATCCGCGGCGGCAAGGTCGTCGGCATGCTCAAAGACGTGGCCTACCAGATTCGCACGCCCGAGTTCTGGGCCTCGATGGACATGGTCGGCGGGCCGCGGAGCTACGAGCTCTGCGGCGCGTTCGGCGATGCCAAGGGCCAGCCTTCCCAATCCAACGCGGTCTCGCACGGCTGCGTTCCCACCCGTCATCGCCAGGTGAACGTGATCAACACCGGGAGGACCGCATGA
- a CDS encoding endonuclease/exonuclease/phosphatase family protein has protein sequence MLAILAWGALAGMVGVTILMWQAGDRWPVATILLFIGRWVYLIPIVGIALLVRRRNRALLLPTYLALWIALFPVMGLRTGWRRMLPGPDGPTLRIVSFNTAASPIVTDSLEALLERWGADVVALQECSASLAQRLPAIRGFHAHAVRPLCLLSRFPIVAAESMERSSLERVRNEGLAGVGGAGYVVRYVLETPAGPVGFTNLHLETARKGLEPLLDGFDLSRLRDNSDLRDIEARRARAWVDGGLVPMIVAGDFNAPREGRNFADHWGDLRNAFDQVGQGFGYTRYNGWIRVRIDHVLYGDGLRAVTARVAGDAWSDHRPLIVELRRVRLDP, from the coding sequence ATGCTGGCGATCCTGGCCTGGGGAGCGCTCGCTGGCATGGTCGGCGTGACGATCCTCATGTGGCAGGCCGGGGATCGCTGGCCGGTTGCGACGATTCTGCTGTTCATCGGGCGGTGGGTCTACCTCATCCCGATCGTGGGCATCGCGCTGCTTGTGCGGCGGCGAAATCGCGCGCTGCTGCTCCCGACCTATCTCGCCCTCTGGATCGCGCTCTTCCCAGTGATGGGGCTCCGAACGGGTTGGCGACGAATGCTTCCAGGGCCAGATGGCCCGACGCTGCGGATCGTCTCCTTCAATACGGCAGCGAGTCCGATCGTGACGGACAGCCTCGAGGCGCTCCTCGAGCGATGGGGCGCGGACGTGGTGGCCCTTCAGGAGTGTTCGGCGTCGTTGGCACAACGGCTCCCCGCAATTCGGGGATTCCACGCGCACGCCGTCCGGCCCCTCTGCTTGCTCAGCCGGTTCCCCATCGTTGCTGCCGAGTCCATGGAACGATCGTCGCTGGAGCGAGTTCGGAACGAAGGCCTGGCCGGCGTTGGAGGCGCGGGGTACGTGGTGCGATACGTGCTCGAAACGCCCGCTGGGCCAGTGGGTTTCACCAACCTGCACCTCGAGACCGCACGCAAAGGGCTGGAGCCGTTGCTCGACGGATTCGACCTGAGTCGGTTGCGCGACAACTCCGACCTGCGCGACATCGAAGCGAGGCGCGCGCGCGCGTGGGTCGACGGAGGACTGGTGCCGATGATCGTGGCGGGCGACTTCAACGCACCGCGCGAAGGCCGGAACTTCGCCGACCACTGGGGCGACCTTCGCAACGCCTTCGATCAGGTGGGCCAGGGCTTCGGCTACACGCGATATAACGGCTGGATCCGCGTACGGATCGACCATGTGCTGTACGGCGACGGATTGCGAGCGGTGACCGCGCGAGTCGCCGGTGACGCGTGGTCGGACCATCGGCCGTTGATCGTGGAACTGCGGCGCGTGCGACTCGACCCCTGA
- a CDS encoding anhydro-N-acetylmuramic acid kinase, producing the protein MILVGLMSGTSLDGISAAVVRFSQDGARVSAELLAWDVAPYTATQRERLGSALVGGTPETYCRLNVDLGEWLAAAAQQVIAQAGVPRADIAGIASHGQTIWHIPDHSTWQTGESAVIAERTGLPVISDFRVRDMAAGGQGAPLVPIADRLLFADPRNFRALQNLGGIGNVTIVPPGGDAAAVRAFDTGPGVVVIDGIVRQLDPSRRYDEDGRLARAGTAIPGVVAASLGHAYFSAPPPKSTGRELFTPGWIAEFMAACRRERPGASDPDLIATAVEFTAASIADSFARFVPEPVADVVVSGGGARNPALVDAIARRLAPRRVVRFDELFFDGEAKEAVAFALLGYLHLTGQPGNVPGATGARGPRVLGKRTPA; encoded by the coding sequence TCCGGCACGTCGCTCGACGGCATCTCGGCGGCGGTCGTACGATTCTCGCAGGATGGCGCGCGCGTGTCGGCCGAGTTGCTCGCGTGGGACGTGGCGCCGTACACCGCCACACAGCGCGAGCGGCTGGGGAGCGCGCTGGTGGGGGGCACCCCCGAGACGTATTGCCGTCTCAACGTCGACCTGGGTGAATGGCTCGCCGCGGCGGCGCAGCAGGTGATTGCCCAGGCCGGTGTGCCGCGGGCCGACATCGCCGGCATCGCGTCCCACGGACAAACGATCTGGCACATCCCGGATCATTCCACCTGGCAGACCGGCGAGTCGGCCGTGATCGCCGAACGTACCGGGCTTCCCGTGATCAGCGATTTCCGCGTCCGTGACATGGCCGCCGGAGGGCAGGGCGCGCCCCTCGTGCCGATCGCCGATCGACTGCTTTTTGCCGACCCGCGGAACTTCCGTGCGCTGCAGAACCTTGGCGGGATCGGCAACGTCACCATCGTACCGCCCGGGGGGGACGCGGCGGCGGTGCGCGCGTTCGATACCGGCCCGGGCGTCGTCGTGATCGACGGCATCGTGCGGCAGCTCGACCCGTCGAGGCGTTACGACGAGGACGGCCGCCTGGCGCGCGCCGGCACGGCGATCCCCGGCGTGGTGGCCGCGTCGTTAGGCCACGCGTACTTCAGCGCGCCGCCCCCCAAGTCGACCGGCCGCGAGCTGTTCACGCCCGGTTGGATCGCGGAATTCATGGCCGCCTGTCGTCGCGAGCGCCCGGGCGCGAGCGACCCCGACCTGATCGCAACGGCCGTGGAGTTCACCGCTGCGTCCATCGCCGACAGCTTTGCGCGCTTTGTACCTGAGCCGGTGGCGGACGTTGTGGTGTCCGGAGGAGGCGCGCGCAACCCGGCCCTGGTCGACGCCATCGCGCGGCGCCTGGCCCCGCGACGCGTGGTACGATTCGACGAGCTGTTCTTCGATGGGGAGGCCAAGGAAGCCGTGGCCTTCGCCCTGCTGGGCTACCTCCACCTCACCGGCCAGCCCGGCAACGTGCCGGGCGCCACGGGCGCCAGGGGTCCGCGGGTGCTGGGCAAGCGGACGCCGGCCTGA
- a CDS encoding zinc ribbon domain-containing protein, whose translation MPNCSACNRRLSPGERYCTGCGKPASGLIGGPETRQHAALRLSRCPHCDHANRAGEPFCARCGFRIHGIEGALPTCRSCGTLSTDETARYCAGCGARVRSDRTPETTEPRGLPVVAGAPRLTLLDEQGDESRVIELPGDGATISADGLGLHVGDDMIGADGVHLSVARHRARLEPVGSPRALFVFITEETSLADGDIVLLGSQVIRCRRVLEDGAPYFADAGTVQVGSAVPAPDAAVLEQLRADGRVRDTMHLWRKRSILIGREEGDWVFAYDRTMSGRHAVIRCGDDGGLTIRDMGSRNGVAIAVRVARDLVHGQRVSLGGQVMRVDLA comes from the coding sequence GTGCCAAATTGCTCGGCCTGCAACAGACGTCTTTCCCCGGGCGAGCGCTACTGCACGGGGTGCGGCAAGCCCGCTTCCGGGCTCATCGGCGGTCCTGAAACGCGCCAGCACGCAGCCCTGCGGCTCTCGCGGTGTCCGCATTGCGATCACGCCAATCGCGCCGGCGAACCCTTCTGTGCGCGCTGCGGATTCCGCATTCATGGCATCGAAGGCGCGCTGCCGACCTGCCGATCCTGCGGCACCCTCTCCACCGACGAGACGGCGCGGTACTGCGCCGGATGCGGCGCTCGCGTTCGATCCGACCGAACCCCCGAAACCACGGAGCCGCGCGGCCTCCCGGTCGTGGCAGGGGCACCGCGGCTCACACTCCTGGACGAGCAAGGCGACGAGTCTCGCGTGATCGAATTACCGGGTGACGGTGCGACAATCTCCGCCGACGGCCTTGGCCTTCACGTCGGGGACGACATGATCGGCGCCGACGGCGTCCACCTTTCGGTGGCGCGGCATCGCGCGCGCCTTGAGCCCGTCGGGAGCCCGCGCGCGTTGTTCGTTTTCATCACCGAGGAGACGTCGCTGGCCGATGGCGACATCGTCTTGCTTGGGTCACAGGTGATCCGGTGCCGACGCGTGCTCGAGGACGGCGCGCCGTATTTCGCCGACGCGGGCACGGTGCAGGTGGGGTCGGCGGTTCCCGCCCCCGATGCCGCCGTGCTGGAGCAGCTGCGCGCCGATGGTCGAGTGCGCGACACCATGCACCTGTGGCGCAAGCGTTCGATCCTCATTGGCCGCGAGGAAGGCGACTGGGTCTTTGCGTACGATCGCACGATGAGCGGCAGGCACGCGGTGATCCGATGCGGGGACGACGGCGGCCTCACGATCCGCGACATGGGCAGCCGCAACGGCGTCGCCATCGCGGTGCGGGTTGCGCGCGACCTCGTCCACGGACAGCGCGTCTCCCTTGGCGGCCAGGTGATGCGGGTGGATCTGGCGTGA
- a CDS encoding serine/threonine-protein phosphatase, whose product MKTPPEVHAARLTGESSAGSILVEVYALTDVGRTREHNEDAYVVSDLSRGTPLAFDTSVQQRVGSRGLLFMVADGMGGAAAGELASATAVDVVLRHLREQWTTATSIAPDEFVGALERAAVTANGVIYRYAAEHAEVRGMGTTATIAGLLGDTVYLAQVGDSRAYLVRDGHARQLTKDQSLIQKLIEAGDMTEEQAELSERKNIILQALGPEANIKVDLTHQQVRRGDVLVLCSDGLSGLVRGDEIARAVREEPDLLSACTRLVGIANDKGGPDNITVVAARFDGAGLRRALPEDPVGHQLYERPQLSIPSGADLDTLLRERTEAMMRGAPIEPFPVAVREERRQQGLMIRAALVAAAVLLGLFLAWRWYGRLGA is encoded by the coding sequence GTGAAGACACCGCCCGAAGTCCATGCCGCGCGACTCACCGGGGAATCGTCGGCGGGCAGTATTCTGGTCGAAGTGTACGCGCTGACGGACGTGGGGCGGACGAGGGAGCATAACGAGGACGCATACGTCGTGTCCGACCTCTCGCGCGGCACACCACTCGCCTTTGACACCTCGGTGCAGCAGCGCGTGGGGAGTCGCGGACTGTTGTTCATGGTGGCCGACGGCATGGGCGGCGCCGCCGCCGGTGAACTCGCGAGCGCGACCGCGGTCGACGTGGTGCTGCGTCACCTGCGCGAGCAGTGGACGACGGCGACATCCATCGCCCCCGACGAGTTCGTCGGCGCCCTGGAGCGGGCTGCCGTCACCGCCAACGGCGTGATCTACCGCTATGCGGCCGAACACGCGGAAGTGCGCGGCATGGGAACCACGGCGACCATCGCCGGGCTCCTGGGCGACACGGTCTACCTCGCCCAGGTCGGTGACTCGCGCGCATACCTCGTGCGCGACGGACACGCGCGGCAGCTCACCAAGGACCAGTCCCTGATCCAGAAGCTCATCGAAGCCGGTGACATGACGGAGGAGCAGGCGGAGCTGAGCGAGCGCAAGAACATCATCCTGCAGGCGCTTGGGCCCGAGGCGAACATCAAGGTCGACCTGACGCACCAGCAGGTGCGCCGCGGCGACGTGCTCGTGCTCTGCTCCGATGGGCTGTCGGGTCTGGTGCGGGGCGATGAGATCGCGCGCGCGGTGCGCGAGGAACCCGACCTGCTCAGCGCCTGCACGCGCCTTGTAGGCATTGCCAACGACAAGGGTGGCCCGGACAACATCACCGTGGTGGCGGCGCGGTTCGATGGCGCGGGCCTCCGGCGCGCCCTGCCGGAGGATCCGGTGGGTCATCAGCTGTACGAACGCCCGCAGCTCTCGATTCCCTCGGGCGCGGATCTCGACACCTTGTTGCGCGAACGGACCGAAGCCATGATGCGAGGCGCGCCCATCGAGCCCTTCCCCGTCGCGGTCCGCGAAGAACGCCGGCAGCAGGGCCTGATGATTCGCGCGGCGCTCGTGGCCGCCGCGGTGTTGCTCGGACTCTTTCTCGCCTGGCGCTGGTACGGCCGGCTGGGGGCGTAG